One window of the Nicotiana tabacum cultivar K326 chromosome 4, ASM71507v2, whole genome shotgun sequence genome contains the following:
- the LOC107822727 gene encoding glycine--tRNA ligase, mitochondrial 1, giving the protein MDPAQEAQNREAFRQAVINTLERRLFYIPSFKIYRGVAGLYDYGPPGCAVKSNVLSFWRQHFVLEENMLEVDCPCVTPEVVLKASGHVDKFTDLMVKDEKTGTCYRADHLLKDFCKDKLERDPNLPAEKAAEFRHVLAVLDDLSAEELGAKIKDYGITAPDTRNPLSAPYPFNLMFQTSIGPSGVSPGYMRPETAQGIFVNFKDLYYYNGNKLPFAAAQIGQAFRNEISPRQGLLRVREFTLAEIEHFVDPEDKSHPKFPDVANLEFLMFPREDQVSGRSARRIRLGEAVVQGIVNNETLGYFIGRVYLFLTHLGIDKDRLRFRQHLANEMAHYAADCWDAEIECSYGWIECVGIADRSAYDLRAHTDKSGVPLVAHEKFPEPREVEKLIITPAKKELGLAFKGNQKMVVEALEAMGEKEAMEMKAALESKGEAEFHVCTLDRVVTINKNMVSISKEMKKEHQRVFTPSVIEPSFGIGRIIYCLYEHSFNTRPSRDGDEQMNFFSFPPIVAPIKCTVFPLVQNQQYEEVARQIARSLTAYGISYKIDITGTSIGKRYARTDELGVPFAITVDSTSSVTIRERDSKQQIRVNVDEVASVIKEVTDGQSTWGDVLWRYPTHSS; this is encoded by the exons ATGGACCCTGCCCAAGAAGCCCAGAACAGAGAAGCTTTTCGGCAAGCTGTTATTAACACACTTGAACGCCGTCTCTTTTACATCCCCTCTTTCAAGATCTACCGTGGCGTTGCTGGCCTTTACGACTATGGCCCTCCCGGTTGTGCCGTTAAATCCAACGTCCTCTCTTTCTGGCGCCAg CATTTTGTTCTTGAGGAGAACATGTTAGAAGTTGATTGCCCATGTGTTACGCCTGAAGTTGTGCTAAAGGCGTCAGGTCATGTCGATAAGTTCACTGATCTAATGGTGAAAGACGAAAAGACGGGCACTTGTTACCGAGCAGATCATTTGCTCAAGGACTTTTGCAAAGACAAACTTGAGAGAGATCCTAATCTTCCAGCTGAAAAGGCCGCGGAATTCAGGCACGTGCTTGCTGTTTTGGATGATCTCTCTGCTGAAGAGCTCGGTGCTAAGATTAAGGATTATGGCATTACTGCTCCTGATACCAGGAATCCTCTTTCTGCCCCTTATCCTTTCAACCTCATGTTCCAAACATCCATTGGGCCTTCTGGCGTAAGTCCTGG TTACATGCGTCCCGAGACTGCTCAAGGCATTTTTGTTAACTTCAAGGACTTGTACTATTACAATGGAAATAAGCTTCCTTTTGCGGCTGCACAGATTGGtcaagcttttagaaatgag ATCTCACCACGTCAAGGTCTCCTGAGAGTCCGTGAATTTACACTGGCTGAGATTGAGCACTTTGTTGACCCGGAGGATAAATCTCATCCAAAATTTCCTGATGTTGCAAACTTGGAGTTCTTGATGTTCCCGAGAGAAGATCAGGTTTCTGGAAGATCAGCTAGGAGAATACGTCTTGGTGAAGCAGTTGTCCAG GGAATTGTCAACAATGAAACTCTTGGATATTTCATAGGGAGAGTATATCTATTTCTTACTCATCTTGGTATTGACAAAGACCGGCTACGGTTTCGTCAACATCTTGCAAATGAAATGGCACATTATGCTGCAGACTGTTGGGATGCTGAAATTGAATGCTCTTATGGATGGATTGAGTGTGTTGGTATAGCTGATAGATCTGCGTATGACTTGCGTGCTCACACG GATAAAAGTGGTGTGCCTCTTGTAGCCCATGAAAAGTTTCCAGAGCCCAGGGAAGTAGAG AAGCTTATTATAACTCCAGCTAAAAAGGAGTTGGGTCTTGCTTTTAAGGGTAACCAAAAGATGGTGGTTGAAGCACTGGAG GCTATGGGTGAAAAGGAAGCAATGGAAATGAAAGCAGCATTGGAGTCTAAGGGGGAGGCTGAATTTCATGTTTGCACCCTCGACAGGGTTGTCACTATAAACAAGAATATGGTGTCCATCTCTAAGGAAATGAAGAAGGAACACCAGAGGGTTTTCACTCCATCAGTCATTGAACCATCTTTTggtattgggaggataatatacTGCCTCTATGAGCATTCTTTCAACACAAGACCTAGCAGAGATGGTGATGAACAAATGAATTTTTTCAGCTTCCCTCCTATTGTAGCTCCTATAAAATGCACTGTGTTCCCATTGGTTCAGAATCAACAATATGAGGAAGTTGCCAGACAAATTGCTAGGTCGCTGACTGCCTATGGGATCTCGTATAAGATTGATATAACAG GTACGTCAATAGGGAAAAGGTATGCAAGAACCGATGAACTTGGAGTTCCCTTTGCCATTACAGTGGATTCAACATCCTCTGTGACAATCCGTGAAAGGGACAGCAAGCAGCAGATTCGTGTGAATGTGGATGAAGTAGCATCTGTTATTAAGGAGGTAACCGATGGTCAGAGCACTTGGGGTGATGTGTTGTGGAGATACCCTACTCATTCTTCTTGA
- the LOC107822738 gene encoding floricaula/leafy homolog 1 (The RefSeq protein has 4 substitutions compared to this genomic sequence), translating to MDPETWGASLFKWDPRGAMPPPTRLLEAAVAPPPPPPVLPPPQPLSAAYSIRTRELGGLEELFQAYGIRYYTAAKIAELGFTVNTLLDMKDEELDDMMNSLSQIFRWELLVGERYGIKAAIRAERRRLEEEELRRRGHLLSDGGTNALDALSQEGLSEEPVQQQEREAVGSGGGGTTWEVVAAVGGGRMKQRRRKKVVSTGRERRGRASAEEDEETEEGQEDEWNINDAGGGISERQREHPFIVTEPGEVARGKKNGLDYLFHLYEQCRDFLIQVQNIAKERGEKCPTKVTNQVFRYAKKAGASYINKPKMRHYVHCYALHCLDEEASNALRRAFKERGENVGAWRQACYKPLVAIAARQGWDIDTIXNAHPRLAIWYVPTRLRQLCHSERSNAAAAASSSVSGGVGDHLPHF from the exons ATGGACCCAGAGGCTTTCTCAGCGAGTTTGTTCAAATGGGACCCTAGAGGTGCAATGCCACCGCCAACCCGGCTGTTGGAAGCCGCGGTGGCGCCTCCTCCTCCACCACCAGTTCTGCCACCGCCGCAGCCTCTATCGGCGGCCTATTCCATTAGGACAAGGGAGTTAGGAGGGCTAGAGGAGTTGTTTCAAGCTTACGGTATACGTTATTACACTGCTGCTAAAATAGCGGAGCTAGGTTTTACGGTGAATACTCTATTGGACATGAAAGATGAGGAACTTGATGATATGATGAATAGCCTTTCACAGATTTTCAGATGGGAACTCCTCGTCGGAGAAAGGTACGGTATCAAAGCTGCAATCAGGGCGGAACGGCGGAGGCTTGAGGAGGAAGAACTACGGCGGCGCGGCCACCTTCTGTCTGATGGTGGAACTAATGCCCTTGACGCTCTCTCACAAGAAG GGTTGTCTGAGGAACCAGTGCAGCAGCAAGAGAGAGAAGCAGTTGGAAGCGGCGGAGGGGGAACGACATGGGAAGTGGTGGCGGCAGTTGGCGGTGGAAGAATGAAACAAAGAAGGAGGAAGAAGGTGGTGTCGACGGGGAGGGAGAGAAGGGGAAGAGCGTCggcggaggaggatgaagaaacgGAGGAAGGTCAAGAAGATGAGTGGAATATTAACGACGCCGGGGGAGGAATAAGCGAGAGGCAAAGGGAGCATCCTTTTATCGTGACGGAGCCAGGTGAGGTGGCGCGTGGGAAAAAGAACGGCTTGGATTACTTGTTCCACCTCTACGAGCAATGCCGGGATTTCTTGATTCAAGTTCAGAATATTGCCAAGGAACGTGGTGAAAAATGTCCCACTAAG GTAACAAATCAGGTGTTCAGGTACGCGAAGAAGGCAGGGGCAAGCTACATAAATAAGCCAAAAATGCGACACTACGTGCATTGCTACGCACTTCATTGCCTTGATGAGGAGGCCTCCAATGCGCTAAGAAGAGCTTTCAAGGAGCGAGGAGAGAATGTTGGGGCATGGAGACAAGCATGTTACAAGCCCCTGGTGGCCATAGCTGCTCGACAAGGCTGGGATATCGACACCATCTTTAATGCACATCCTCGACTCGCCATTTGGTATGTCCCCACCAGGCTCCGCCAGCTTTGCCATTCTGAACGAAGCAacgctgctgctgctgcttctaGCTCGGTTTCTGGTGGTGTTGGTGATCACCTGCCGCATTTCTAA
- the LOC107822738 gene encoding floricaula/leafy homolog 1 isoform X1, with the protein MDPEAFSASLFKWDPRGAMPPPTRLLEAAVAPPPPPPVLPPPQPLSAAYSIRTRELGGLEELFQAYGIRYYTAAKIAELGFTVNTLLDMKDEELDDMMNSLSQIFRWELLVGERYGIKAAIRAERRRLEEEELRRRGHLLSDGGTNALDALSQEVGLSEEPVQQQEREAVGSGGGGTTWEVVAAVGGGRMKQRRRKKVVSTGRERRGRASAEEDEETEEGQEDEWNINDAGGGISERQREHPFIVTEPGEVARGKKNGLDYLFHLYEQCRDFLIQVQNIAKERGEKCPTKVTNQVFRYAKKAGASYINKPKMRHYVHCYALHCLDEEASNALRRAFKERGENVGAWRQACYKPLVAIAARQGWDIDTIFNAHPRLAIWYVPTRLRQLCHSERSNAAAAASSSVSGGVGDHLPHF; encoded by the exons ATGGACCCAGAGGCTTTCTCAGCGAGTTTGTTCAAATGGGACCCTAGAGGTGCAATGCCACCGCCAACCCGGCTGTTGGAAGCCGCGGTGGCGCCTCCTCCTCCACCACCAGTTCTGCCACCGCCGCAGCCTCTATCGGCGGCCTATTCCATTAGGACAAGGGAGTTAGGAGGGCTAGAGGAGTTGTTTCAAGCTTACGGTATACGTTATTACACTGCTGCTAAAATAGCGGAGCTAGGTTTTACGGTGAATACTCTATTGGACATGAAAGATGAGGAACTTGATGATATGATGAATAGCCTTTCACAGATTTTCAGATGGGAACTCCTCGTCGGAGAAAGGTACGGTATCAAAGCTGCAATCAGGGCGGAACGGCGGAGGCTTGAGGAGGAAGAACTACGGCGGCGCGGCCACCTTCTGTCTGATGGTGGAACTAATGCCCTTGACGCTCTCTCACAAGAAG TAGGGTTGTCTGAGGAACCAGTGCAGCAGCAAGAGAGAGAAGCAGTTGGAAGCGGCGGAGGGGGAACGACATGGGAAGTGGTGGCGGCAGTTGGCGGTGGAAGAATGAAACAAAGAAGGAGGAAGAAGGTGGTGTCGACGGGGAGGGAGAGAAGGGGAAGAGCGTCggcggaggaggatgaagaaacgGAGGAAGGTCAAGAAGATGAGTGGAATATTAACGACGCCGGGGGAGGAATAAGCGAGAGGCAAAGGGAGCATCCTTTTATCGTGACGGAGCCAGGTGAGGTGGCGCGTGGGAAAAAGAACGGCTTGGATTACTTGTTCCACCTCTACGAGCAATGCCGGGATTTCTTGATTCAAGTTCAGAATATTGCCAAGGAACGTGGTGAAAAATGTCCCACTAAG GTAACAAATCAGGTGTTCAGGTACGCGAAGAAGGCAGGGGCAAGCTACATAAATAAGCCAAAAATGCGACACTACGTGCATTGCTACGCACTTCATTGCCTTGATGAGGAGGCCTCCAATGCGCTAAGAAGAGCTTTCAAGGAGCGAGGAGAGAATGTTGGGGCATGGAGACAAGCATGTTACAAGCCCCTGGTGGCCATAGCTGCTCGACAAGGCTGGGATATCGACACCATCTTTAATGCACATCCTCGACTCGCCATTTGGTATGTCCCCACCAGGCTCCGCCAGCTTTGCCATTCTGAACGAAGCAacgctgctgctgctgcttctaGCTCGGTTTCTGGTGGTGTTGGTGATCACCTGCCGCATTTCTAA